DNA sequence from the Sinorhizobium sp. RAC02 genome:
ATGTGCTGCTTCCTTCGCTTGGCTGGGGGGAGAAAGACGGCACGGTCACCAATTCGGAACGGCGCATCTCCCGCCAGCGCAATTTCCTCGATGCGCCGGGTGAGGCGAGGGCAGACTGGTGGCAGCTTGCCGAGGTTGGCCGGCGCCTCGGTTTCAAGGATGCCTTTGACTACGGTTCGCCCACACGGATCTTCCGGGAGCACGCGGCACTTTCGGCTTTCGAGAATGCCGGCCAACGCGACTTCGATATCGGCGCCTGCAGCGAATTGGAGGGCCAGGCTTACGATACGCTTCCCCCTTTCCAATGGCCGCAACCCGCCGGCAGCGAGCCCGCAGAGCACCGCTTTTTCGCCGATGGCGGTTTCTATCATGCGGACGGCAAGGCCCGGTTCATTGCCATCGAGCCGGTTGCCTGCGATCGCACCGATACGGCCTACCCCTTCACGCTGAACACGGGCCGCATCCGCGACCAGTGGCATACGATGACCCGCACGGGAAAAAGCGCGCGTCTCTCTACCCATATCGCCGAACCCTTTGCCGAACTGCATCCACGCGATGCAATGGAGATTGGTGTTGGCAATGCCGGTCTCGTCGAAATCGAGAGCCCCCGGGGCAAGGTGATCGTGCGCGCGCTGATCACGGAGCGCCAGGCACGCGGCAGCATCTTCGTGCCGATGCACTGGAACGACCAGTTTTCGGCGCAGGCCCGCATCGACGTGCTGGTGCCGCCTATCGTGGACAGCATCTCCGGCCAGCCGGCGTCGAAAAACGTCGCCGTGGCAGCGCGCCGGTTCAAGGCGGCGCACTATGGCTTCGCCGTCTCGCAGGCCAAGCCGAAGGGGCTTGATGCCAGCTATTGGGCATTGGCGAAGGCGGAGGGCAGCTGGCGGGTGGAGCTTGCCTTTGATCGACCGGTCGAGGATTGGAGCGCCTGGTGCCGCCGCACCTTCGTGGTGTCGGGTGGCGTCGAGCCGCTCGGTTACGTCGATCGGCAGACCGGCGATCTCCGGCTTGCCTTCTTTGACGGGCCGCACCTGCGCGCCGCCCTTTTTCTCGCCCGCGAACCGGTCGCCGTCGCCCGAAACTGGGCGATCGCGCAAGTGATGGCCGAGCACACCAACCTGCGCAAGCGCTTTGCCCTGGTCGCCGGCCGGCCTGGCGCCGACAAGCCGGATCCCGGCGCGACCGTCTGCGCCTGCTTTGGCGTCGGGGTCAACCAGATTGTCGCCGCTGTGCGCGGCGGCAGCCACAGTGTCGAAACCGTCGGCAAGCAACTCAATGCCGGAACCAATTGCGGCTCCTGCCGCGCCGAAATCAAGGGGATCATCGATGGATGTCTTGCCGCAGCCGCGGAATGATGGACCGCCGCGCATGGAGCCGCTCGCCAAGCTCCCGGTGTTCTGGGCGCTGGAAGGAAAGCGCGTCGTCGTTGCCGGCGGTTCGGATGCCGCCGCCTGGAAAGCGGAACTGCTCGCCGCCAGCGGCGCGCATGTCGATGTCTATGCGGAAGCGTTCGACGAGGCGTTCGAAATTCTGCTCTCCCGCGAACCAGAACACCCTGCAGCAAAATTTACAACGCATCGGCGTCGTTGGGCGCCGGATGATCTTGGCGGCGCCTCGCTCGCTATCGCCGACTGCGAGGATGAAGCAGATGCGCGGGCCTTCTCCGATGCCGCACGCGCAGCTGGCGTGCCGGCCAACGTGATCGACAAGCCGGAATTCTGTCAGTTCCAGTTCGGCTCCATCGTCAACCGCTCGCCGGTCGTCATCGCGATCTCGACGGATGGCGCAGCCCCGATCCTGGCACAGACCATCCGCCGCAAGATCGAGGCGCTGTTGCCGCGCAGCCTGAAAAGCTGGGCGACACTGGCGCAGTCGCTACGGGACGCCGTCAACCGGCGTCTTGCAACCGGTCAACAGCGCCGCGCCTTCTGGGAGCGCTTTTCCGATCTTGCTTTCGCAACGACGGATACGCCGGAGGAGGGCGTAGGCGGGGTGCTTCTTGCTGATGCCGAAAGGCTCGCGGAAGCCCCCGCCATCGGCTCCGTCACGCTGGTCGGCGCCGGCCCGGGCGATGCCGAGCTTCTGACCATCAAGGCCGTGCGCGCCTTGCAGGCCGCCGATGTCATCCTCTTTGATGATCTTGTGTCGGCGGAGGTTCTGGAACTCGCCCGGCGCGAGGCGACGCGCATGCGGATGGGCAGGCAAAACAGAGGGGCACGCTACCGGCCGGCGGACGTTGGCGACATGCTGGCCAAGCTCGCCAAGGCGGGAAAGCGCGTCGTCTGTTTGACGCCCGGCGATCCGATGATGTTCAGCGGTGCCGGCGAGGTGATGGCGCACCTTGGCCGCGAAAACATTCCTGTCCATGTCGTTCCCGGCATCCCCGTCGCCACACCCCGACCAGCCTTGGTCGGCCGGCGGTACCACCCTCGATCAGGCAGTGCCGCCAGCTATGGTGAAAGCGGCGGTGCCGTCGCTCGCACAGGCGATCACGATATGCCCATAGGGTTCGCGCCACTCGCTGTGGATATGGGTGTTCTGCTCCAGATCGAGGCTCGCGCTCACCTCAATACCGTCCTGCCGGAACGCGACTGGCTGGCCGTTCACCGTCAACCAGAGCAGCGGGGTCTGGCTTTGCGCCCGTATTGACAGCCGTTGGCGTCCGGGGCCATCGGGCACGACGGAGGCGTCGAGGCTGAGGCCCGACGTTTCCGACACGTTCGTTGAAGCAGAGTTGGGCGCCTCCAAAAGCTCGGGCGTTCGCGCCGGCGTTTCGCGATAGGTGCCGGTCTGCTCGAAGGCGCAGGCATAGCCCAGCAATGCCGTGTCGTCCCAGGCCCGGCCGGCAAAGGTCAGCCCGGCCGGCATTGCGATATCGGCCAGCATTCCCATCGGAACGGTCACCGTTGGAATACCCAGATGGCGGATCGCGAGATTGCCGTTGGCGACCCAGGTGCCGTTCCGCCAGGCGAGATCCGCCGAAGCAGGGTTCACATCGGCATCCGCCGGACCGATGTCGGCAACAGCCGGGAAGATCACCGCATCAAGCCCCAGCCTGTCCATCCAGGCTTCAAAATCGACACGCCGGGTTTCCTCGAGCCCCCTGAAGCCTTCGGCCAGATCGGGAATCTCGGTGAAAGAGGCGACGGGATGGTTGCGCAGATGGGCGGCGTAGCCTGAAATACTGTCGTCGAAACCGTAGTACTGGTCGGGCAGGCTGCCTTTCGGCGCAGGGAAGATGTGGGCGCTATCGACATCGGTCAGTCGCGACAGGTTGGGGTCGGCATTGGCCGCGAGGAAATCGTTCCAGGCCCAAGCCGACAGATCGACGATCTCGCGGTGCAGGTAGTCGGGGCTGACAAGGCCGCGCGTCAAAATGGTCGGCGCACCCGGCCGGTCTCCCTCGTAGTTGCTGATGACCGGGAAATCGGTGACCACGACCTCGGCGCCGGCTGCCTCGAGCGCTGCCCGTGCCGCCACACAGAGTGCCAGCATCGAGGCACGCGTTTCGATCCGCCGGCCAGTCGCGCCACCGATACCCACCGTCTCGCCGGTTCCCGCTTCCGGGTCGGCGTTGATATACATTGCCGGTAGGCCGAAGCGCTTGCCCGCAAGGCTCGCCGTCCGGGCAAGCCCGGCATAGGACTGCGGTCGGATTTCGGAGGCTTTCGGGATCGATACCCAGGTCTGGCGCCGCCACAGATCGCCGCGGCTGTCGGGATCGTCAGCGACGATGATATCAAGCAGTTCCAGCATGTCCGCCATCAAACGGCTGTGCGGCACCACGACGTCCATGGTCGGCACAAGCGGCCAGTTGCCGCGCACGGAGATCACGCCGCGGCTTGGCGTGTAGGCGCAGAGCCCATTGTTGGCCGCAGGCGCGCGCCCGCTGGACCAGGTTTCCTCGCCAAGCCCGAAGGCCGCAAAACTCGCCGCCGTTGCCGTCCCGGATCCGTTGGACGAGCCCGACCCGAAGGCCGCGGTCAGCCAGTCGGCATTGTAGGGGGATTCCGCGCGCCCGTAGACCCCGCGCTGCATGCCGCCGTTGGCCATCGGCGGCATGTTCGTCAGCCCGATCAACACGGCACCCGCGGCCCGCAGCCGGGAAATCGCGAAGGCATCCTCAGTCGCGATCAGGTCGGCAAAGGCCGGTGAACCGGAGGCGACGCTCAGCCCTTTCACCTTGTAGCTGTCCTTGGCGGTATAGGGGATGCCGTCGAGCGGACCGAGGCTTTCACCGCCCGCCCGCCGCAGGTCCGAAGCCTGCGCTTCGGCGAACATATCGGGATTGAGCACGGGCACGGCGTTGAGGGTGATGCCGTGGCGGTCGTAGCGTGCAATGCGGTTCAGATAGGCTGCGACCAGAGCGACGCTGGACGTCTCGCCCGACTCGAGTGCTGCGCGCAACGTACCAATCGAAGCTTCGACAACCTTCATCAGTGCCCTCCCGCACGGGTTTGTGTCACCGCCACGAGCACGACTATGGCCTTCGGCAATGTGACTCGATGGTTGTAGGTCCAGGTTTTTTCACGGGCAATGTCTCATCTGGGATAGGGACGGATAACCATCTCCGCCGGATTGCGGGTGACAGCACGATTGCATCTGGCGGGATGGTGGGACAATGCTACGATCCCGAACGGCCGATCAGCGGCCTCGAAAAGAAAAGGAAGAAGGATGGAGCAGTCCGCCCTGATCGAAATCGGTTTGCCGGCCGCTGTCTTCATCATCATGGCCGGTATAGGCCTGACGCTCGCCCCTTCCGATTTCCAACGTGTTGTCATGCGGCCGAAAGCCCTGATCTGGGGCATCGTGGCAGCGCTTCTGCTTCTTCCCCTGGCGAGCATATCGATTGCGGTGGTTATGGGCCTGCCGTCCGAGATTGCGATCGGCCTGGTCATCGTTGCCGCCTGCCCGATCGGCACGACATCCAGCCTGTTTTCCTATCTGGGGCGGGGTGACCTGGCGCTGTCGATCGCTTTGAGCGCTCTCGGCTGCCTCGTTGCAATTGCAACGCTGCCGCTGTTTGCGAATTTCGCGATCGAGCGCTTCAGCGATGGCGATGTTCGTGTCTACCTGCCCGTGCTGCGCACGATCGGCATGATGCTGGTCATCATCCTGCTTCCTGTCATTCTCGGCATGTGGGTCCGGCACAAGGTGCCGGCCCTTGCCGCCCGCGCCGAAAAGATGGTTGGCGCCTTTGGCCTTGTGGTGCTGGTGGTCTTGATCGTCGGCATCGGTATCTCGGTCTACGGCCGATGGGCAGAAATCCTTGTCAGCGCCGGGCCTGCCGTCCTTGTGCTGGTCTTCTGTGGCGTGGCAATCGGCTTTCTCGGCTCGCGCCTGCTTCGCCTGTCGCCCGCCGAGGCGATGGCGGTGACAACGTCGATCAGCATTCGAAACGCGGCTGTCGGCATGTTGCTGGCAATCACCATGATGAATTCGCCGGAAATAGCCGTACCGCCCGCGCTGTTCGGATTGCTGATGTACGCCGTCGGCTTCGGTCTCGTTGCCTATGGTCGCATGACTATAAAACCAACCTCTTAAGGGCCTGACGCGTCGGTTTTCAGATCGAAGCCGGTGCTGTCCCCAAACCTTGCTGCCAGGGGCACCGGTAGTGCTCCGCGCCCGGCTGCGCCCAAACAAGCGTTCGATTCCGCGCTGTGCACGTTTGCCGAAATTCCGCTAGATTGACCGGCCAGCGATTTCATCACACAGTGATGGCACCGCAGTCGGGAGGTGGTGATGGACCATGTCCGCAAGTTCGCGCCAGTCACTGCAGAGGACGGGATCGTTGCCTCGAGCGTTTACTCGGCTGGCAGGCGCATCGCCGATATTCCCATCGAAGAGGCCGGCCAGTGGGCTGGCAAGGACGGTCACGTCGTCTGGATCGGGCTTCTGGAGCCGAGCCGCGAGCTTCTCCTGCGTGTCCAGGCACAGTTCAACCTGCATGACCTCGCGATCGAGGATGCCGAGCACCCGCATCAGCGCCCCAAGCTGGAGCAATATGGCGAGGCGCTGTTCATCGTCGCACGCACCGCGCAACTGATAGAGCGCCGCGTCACCTTCGGCGAAACGCATCTTTTTGTTGGCAAGGGCTACATCGTCAGCGTGCGGCATGGGCCGTCGACCTCCTACGCTACCGTTCGCGAGCATTGGGAAAGCTGTCCGCATTCGCTGGCCAAAGGTGAGGATTTCGTCCTCTACGCCATTCTGGACTTCATCATCGACAATTACATGCCCGTGCTCGAACAACTCGAATACGAGGTCGAGGAGATCGAGGACAAGGTTCTGGTCAAGCCGATGACCGGCAGCGAGATCGAGCGGCTCTACATGATGCGCCGTGATCTCCTGCGGCTGCGCAATGCGGCACTTCCGCTGGTCGAGGTCTGCCGGCGGCTGACCAGTTCCGATCTGCCGCAAATCCAGGCGGCGATGCATCCGCTGTTTCGGGACGTGTCCGATCACATCCGCACGGTGCAGGAAAAGATCGACAGCCTGCGCGAGGTGCTGGCTTTCGCCTTCGAGGCGAGCCTTCTGGTCGGCCAGAGCCAGGAAACGGCGATTTCCAAAAAGCTCGCCTCGTGGGCGGCGATCCTCGCCGTGCCGACCGCGCTTGCCGGCATCTACGGCATGAATTTCAGCGACATGCCGGAGTTGCGGATGCAATACGGCTATCCGATGGTGCTCAGCGCAATCATTGCGACCTGTTCGTTCCTGTACTGGCGGTTCCGCAAGAACGGTTGGTTGTGAAAGGCTACAGCGGCCTGAACCGGTCGCCCTCAAGCCACCTGTTGAAGAAGTAGGCGATCTGCTTGTGCCACCAGGGCCAGTCATGGCTTGCGTCGAGGCCCCAGAAATCGACCCAGGCCGGAATGTTCTTGTCGCGTAGCACGGCCTCCAGACGGTGCGTATCCTCGAGCATCGCGTCTTCCCAGGCCCCCTGGCCACAGCAGAAGAACAGGCGGCGCGAGCCTATGCGATCGAGCAGGCCTCGGTCGTTCAGTCCCGCCAGGTAATTGACCGGCGAGTTGAAGTAGATCTGGCCGTCCAGCGTATCGCCGAAAAAATGCCGGGTGGAGTAGACGCCGCTCAGCGCGATCACGCCGGCAACCCGGTCGGGAAAGCGGAACAGGAAATTGCTGGCGTGAAAGGCGCCCATGGAGCAACCCGACAGGACCGGTGCGCGTCCGCCGATGGCGAGAATCTCCGGCAGCAGTTCCTCGTTTACATAGCGGAAATAGGATTCGTGCCGGGCGATCCGGGCCGGCAGGTCATGGCCATTGGAAAAGAAGCTCTCGCCGTCGATGCCATCGACGGTCCACACCCGCAATTCTCCCGCTTCGATGCGATCAGCGAGCGCCCCTATGCCGCCGGAATCCTCGTATTGGTAGAAGCGCCCGTTGGAGGTGGGGAAGACCAGGACAGGACGGCCGGCATGGCCGTAGGTCTTGAACTCCATCTCTCGCCCGAGATGATCGCTGAAGCGCTTGTGGTATTCGATCTGCAACGGCTAACGCTCCACGTCCTGGATGAAGCGCACGATGGCTTTCACCTCTTCGAAATCCTCTGAACGGAACTGATAGGCGGCGTTGCCCATAGCCCGGCTGAACACGTCCTCGATCGGTGCGAAATGCACGATCCTGTCGCCATGGGTAGCGAGAATGGCCCGATGGTCGTTGACATAGCGAATATGGTTCTTGCGGCTGGCATAGCCGGTGTAGTAGCGCCCCGTGAACGGTCCGCCAACCTTGTTGTTGACGATCATCTCAGCCCATTCGCGATAGACATCCATGTCGTACGAATAGTTGATGGCGTCGGTCATCCACGCTCCCGGCGGGCGCATGTTGATTTCGAGCGCCACGATGCGCTTGTCGGCCCGGGTCTCGAAGAATTCGATATGGAAGAATTTTTCGCGGATGCCGAAAGCCTTCACGGCGGCGCGTCCGGCCTTTTCCACCGCGGGGTCGACGAAGGGCAGGCAATAGTAGTTGAGGTGCGAATTGGTGTTCACCACCTCCATGATGCTCTGCTCGAAACGATGGCTGGCGGCAAACACCACCCGGCCATCGCGATCCACCAGGCCGTCATAGGTCAGCACGATGCCGTCGATGAACTCTTCGGCGACATAGCTGACACCCGGTAGCTTCGCCGTCTCGAAAGCGTCGAGACCCGCGTCATTGCTCAGCTTTACCGTGTTGCTGGCGCCCGAGCCCTGATCCGGCTTGATCACGATGGGATAGCCGACCTCGGCAATGAAAGCCTCCACACCCGCCCGGTCGATATATTTGTGCTGCCGGATCGTTTCGACGCCTGCCTTCTTGAAGAAGGCGCTCATTTTCGACTTGTGCTTTAGATTCTTGACGAAATCGCTGCGAATGCCCGGAATGTTGAAATCGGTGCGGATCGCGGCGTCCTGTTCCAGCCAATGTTCGTTGAGGGATTCGAAACGATCGATGCGGCCCCAGCGATGGATGAAATGGCCCATGGCGCGCAGCACCTGATCGGCATCCTCCATGTCGGCGATGCGGTAATACTCGCTCAGGGCATTTTTCAGTCTAGGAGGGAGATGGTCGTAGGCGGTATCGCCAACACCCAGAACCATGGCACCGGCCATATGGAGGCGGTCGCAGAATTCGGTACTGTTGGCAGGAAAATGCGGAGAAAAGAACACGAACTTCACGAGCAGCAGACTCCCGAGAGGCTCGAGGGATACTTCGCCCTCGCACATTAGCCGACGCCGAAGTGTTAAAGAAGTCGCGCACAAACGCAAGCTTGCATGGTTTCGGTCGCATCGACCGCCCGTGAGGTTGCGGGTGCTCGCAGTTGGCAGCGGCCCATTGCAGGCTCAGCGAGGGATAGTCGCGCGACAATCTGTTCATGGTCTGGCGCCGGCCGATGTGATGAGGGATTGCTCCGCGAGCATCAGAGTGCTTCGCGGCCAAGCCGTACAACGCGCCGCTCGTCGGCATCCGCCCGGAACACATCAAGCTCTCAAAGGAGAGCGGCACGTGGAAGGGCCGCGTCGGCGTCGCCGAGCACCTCGGCTCCGACACCTTCCTGCATGTCAATGTCGAGGGCATCGGCCTGGTGACGGTGTGCGCCGGCGGCGACTTCCCCGTCGCCCACGGCAATACCGTCTGGCTCACTCCCGACGAACCCCGCATCAAACTGCGATCATATGGTGCTGCAAAGCGCCAGTTCATCCCGCAGGTCGAGCATCGGTCGCATAAGGTCTCAACAACCGCGCTGAAAACTCTCGTGTTCCTCTGCTAAAACGAGAGAAAATGATGCAAGGCTTCCGATCGGCGTGCAGTCTGCAGCGCTTCAGCAATATCTTCTCTACGCTCAGAATTCTGTCCGTCCCGCCACGTTCCAAACACTCGGCACTTGCATTCACGTTTAAATACCATGGCGGAATGGAACGCCGTCACTGGAATGCTGCCCTGAATTCTCAATCAATCTTATGTCGGCGGTATCAAACAACGGGACTTTGCCCTGTCGACCTGAGAGACGAACGCTTCGGATGAGGAAGCCGGGGTTTTCGCCGTGGCGCAAATATGATACATGCGTCCTTTTCAGACAAAGGCGAAACGTCATGCACAAAATCGGCTACGTCGTCTTCCCAGGCTTCCAGCTCCTGGGTTTTGCGGCGATAACTGCCTTCGAGATGACCAATCTTCAGCTTGGCGAGCCGGTCTATCAGATCGAGTTGCTCTCCGAAGCCGGCGGCGAGATCAAGTCGTCTGCCGGCTTTGGGGTCAACACGAAAGCCTTCGATCACCACACAGTTTACGACACCGTGATACTCGGAGCCGGCACGACTATCGAGCCAGTGACCGCCGGGCTAATCGAATTCGCGCGTCACTCGCTGCAAACCGCACGACGGCTGGCCGCCCCCTGTACGGGCGCCTTCATCCTTGCAGAGTCCGGATTGCTGGATGGTCTTCGTGCGACGACGCACTGGTTTTTTGCACGCCAGCTCCGGGATCGCTTCCCGTTTGTCAGGGTCGAGGAGGATCGCATCTTCATCGTCGACGGCTCGGTATGGACGTCGGCGGGCATGACGGCGGGGATCGACCTAGCCCTTGCCATGGTCGAAAAGGACCACGGTCAGGATGTCGCACGCTCGATCGCCCGCAAGCTCGTAGTGTACCACCGCAGGGCCGGCGGCCAGTCGCAGTTCTCGGCACTGCTCGAACTGGACCCGAAGTCGGACCGGATCCAGAAATCCGTCGACTACGCCAAGGCCAACCTGCGCAGCGTCCTGTCGGTCGAGGAGTTGGCCGATGTCGCGGGCTTGAGCCCACGCCAGTTCAGCCGGGCTTTTCGGTCAGAGACAGGGCAATCGCCTGCCAAGGCCGTGGAAAACCTGCGCGTGGAAGCGGCACGGCTGATGATGGAACAAGGCCGCCACTCCATGGAGGCCATCGCGGGGGAAACAGGCTTTGCCGATAGCGATCGCATGCGCCGGGCTTTCCTGCGGGCGCTCGGACAGCCGCCCCAGACAATT
Encoded proteins:
- a CDS encoding nitrate reductase: MEKPVKTTCPYCGVGCGVIATIDEVGTVSVKGDPDHPSNYGRLCSKGAALAETIDLDGRLLHPQIDGWRAGWNEALDLVAKKFSQAIVEHGPDSVAFYVSGQLLTEDYYVANKLMKGFIGSANIDTNSRLCMSSSVAGHRRAFGSDTVPGTYEDLELADLVILTGSNLAWCHPVLYQRLAAAKARRPGMKVVVIDPRRTMTADLADLHLALRPDTDVALFVGLFTHLVANNAVDQNYVAAHTTGFAETFAAASNVSFADVLEQTGLPAMQLREFYRLFTTTEKVVTCYSQGVNQSSSGTDKVNTILNCHLATGRIGRPGMGPFSLTGQPNAMGGREVGGLANMLAAHMAIESATDRDRVQRFWQSPTIADKPGLKAVDLFQAVAEGRIKALWIMATNPVVSMPDADAVEAALKACPFVVVSDILKDTDTTRHADVLLPSLGWGEKDGTVTNSERRISRQRNFLDAPGEARADWWQLAEVGRRLGFKDAFDYGSPTRIFREHAALSAFENAGQRDFDIGACSELEGQAYDTLPPFQWPQPAGSEPAEHRFFADGGFYHADGKARFIAIEPVACDRTDTAYPFTLNTGRIRDQWHTMTRTGKSARLSTHIAEPFAELHPRDAMEIGVGNAGLVEIESPRGKVIVRALITERQARGSIFVPMHWNDQFSAQARIDVLVPPIVDSISGQPASKNVAVAARRFKAAHYGFAVSQAKPKGLDASYWALAKAEGSWRVELAFDRPVEDWSAWCRRTFVVSGGVEPLGYVDRQTGDLRLAFFDGPHLRAALFLAREPVAVARNWAIAQVMAEHTNLRKRFALVAGRPGADKPDPGATVCACFGVGVNQIVAAVRGGSHSVETVGKQLNAGTNCGSCRAEIKGIIDGCLAAAAE
- a CDS encoding SAM-dependent methyltransferase, whose protein sequence is MDVLPQPRNDGPPRMEPLAKLPVFWALEGKRVVVAGGSDAAAWKAELLAASGAHVDVYAEAFDEAFEILLSREPEHPAAKFTTHRRRWAPDDLGGASLAIADCEDEADARAFSDAARAAGVPANVIDKPEFCQFQFGSIVNRSPVVIAISTDGAAPILAQTIRRKIEALLPRSLKSWATLAQSLRDAVNRRLATGQQRRAFWERFSDLAFATTDTPEEGVGGVLLADAERLAEAPAIGSVTLVGAGPGDAELLTIKAVRALQAADVILFDDLVSAEVLELARREATRMRMGRQNRGARYRPADVGDMLAKLAKAGKRVVCLTPGDPMMFSGAGEVMAHLGRENIPVHVVPGIPVATPRPALVGRRYHPRSGSAASYGESGGAVARTGDHDMPIGFAPLAVDMGVLLQIEARAHLNTVLPERDWLAVHRQPEQRGLALRPY
- a CDS encoding bile acid:sodium symporter; the protein is MEQSALIEIGLPAAVFIIMAGIGLTLAPSDFQRVVMRPKALIWGIVAALLLLPLASISIAVVMGLPSEIAIGLVIVAACPIGTTSSLFSYLGRGDLALSIALSALGCLVAIATLPLFANFAIERFSDGDVRVYLPVLRTIGMMLVIILLPVILGMWVRHKVPALAARAEKMVGAFGLVVLVVLIVGIGISVYGRWAEILVSAGPAVLVLVFCGVAIGFLGSRLLRLSPAEAMAVTTSISIRNAAVGMLLAITMMNSPEIAVPPALFGLLMYAVGFGLVAYGRMTIKPTS
- a CDS encoding magnesium and cobalt transport protein CorA; the encoded protein is MDHVRKFAPVTAEDGIVASSVYSAGRRIADIPIEEAGQWAGKDGHVVWIGLLEPSRELLLRVQAQFNLHDLAIEDAEHPHQRPKLEQYGEALFIVARTAQLIERRVTFGETHLFVGKGYIVSVRHGPSTSYATVREHWESCPHSLAKGEDFVLYAILDFIIDNYMPVLEQLEYEVEEIEDKVLVKPMTGSEIERLYMMRRDLLRLRNAALPLVEVCRRLTSSDLPQIQAAMHPLFRDVSDHIRTVQEKIDSLREVLAFAFEASLLVGQSQETAISKKLASWAAILAVPTALAGIYGMNFSDMPELRMQYGYPMVLSAIIATCSFLYWRFRKNGWL
- a CDS encoding alpha/beta hydrolase-fold protein, whose product is MQIEYHKRFSDHLGREMEFKTYGHAGRPVLVFPTSNGRFYQYEDSGGIGALADRIEAGELRVWTVDGIDGESFFSNGHDLPARIARHESYFRYVNEELLPEILAIGGRAPVLSGCSMGAFHASNFLFRFPDRVAGVIALSGVYSTRHFFGDTLDGQIYFNSPVNYLAGLNDRGLLDRIGSRRLFFCCGQGAWEDAMLEDTHRLEAVLRDKNIPAWVDFWGLDASHDWPWWHKQIAYFFNRWLEGDRFRPL
- a CDS encoding carboxylate--amine ligase, producing the protein MKFVFFSPHFPANSTEFCDRLHMAGAMVLGVGDTAYDHLPPRLKNALSEYYRIADMEDADQVLRAMGHFIHRWGRIDRFESLNEHWLEQDAAIRTDFNIPGIRSDFVKNLKHKSKMSAFFKKAGVETIRQHKYIDRAGVEAFIAEVGYPIVIKPDQGSGASNTVKLSNDAGLDAFETAKLPGVSYVAEEFIDGIVLTYDGLVDRDGRVVFAASHRFEQSIMEVVNTNSHLNYYCLPFVDPAVEKAGRAAVKAFGIREKFFHIEFFETRADKRIVALEINMRPPGAWMTDAINYSYDMDVYREWAEMIVNNKVGGPFTGRYYTGYASRKNHIRYVNDHRAILATHGDRIVHFAPIEDVFSRAMGNAAYQFRSEDFEEVKAIVRFIQDVER
- a CDS encoding GlxA family transcriptional regulator; this encodes MHKIGYVVFPGFQLLGFAAITAFEMTNLQLGEPVYQIELLSEAGGEIKSSAGFGVNTKAFDHHTVYDTVILGAGTTIEPVTAGLIEFARHSLQTARRLAAPCTGAFILAESGLLDGLRATTHWFFARQLRDRFPFVRVEEDRIFIVDGSVWTSAGMTAGIDLALAMVEKDHGQDVARSIARKLVVYHRRAGGQSQFSALLELDPKSDRIQKSVDYAKANLRSVLSVEELADVAGLSPRQFSRAFRSETGQSPAKAVENLRVEAARLMMEQGRHSMEAIAGETGFADSDRMRRAFLRALGQPPQTIRRSARGSAMAL